One genomic segment of Borrelia coriaceae includes these proteins:
- a CDS encoding M15 family metallopeptidase: protein MRSLNIFSLILLFNNLALQENPISKEDLKILFTIIKTLDKSHQKQIKDKPIQFIKDLKPLLEAEKNDLLILVNKNIPIPKKYSPIDLVYLEDFKELKHIGKKGLRLRKILIDDLINLVKEGQKNDLHIKIVSAYRTRQYQKFLFEHNVKNYGLKIAKIQSALPDHSQHQLGITIDFIKIDDNLLNTKMGKWLYENSLKHGFSLSYPKNHEDKTGYKAEPWHYMYIGKQACILQKKYFNNLQYKLLEFWYEHKKELSKLIQKYTN from the coding sequence ATGAGATCACTAAATATTTTTTCACTAATACTATTATTTAATAACTTAGCTTTACAAGAAAACCCAATATCAAAAGAAGACTTAAAAATCTTATTTACAATAATAAAGACTTTAGATAAATCTCATCAAAAACAAATAAAAGACAAACCTATTCAATTTATCAAAGATCTCAAACCACTACTTGAAGCAGAAAAAAATGATCTCTTAATCCTTGTAAATAAAAACATTCCAATTCCTAAAAAATACAGTCCAATTGACTTAGTTTATTTAGAAGATTTCAAAGAGTTAAAGCATATTGGAAAAAAAGGTTTAAGATTAAGAAAAATATTAATAGATGACTTAATTAATCTTGTAAAAGAAGGACAAAAGAATGACTTACATATAAAAATAGTATCAGCATACAGAACAAGACAATACCAAAAATTTTTATTCGAACATAATGTAAAAAACTATGGACTTAAGATAGCAAAAATACAATCAGCACTTCCTGATCATTCACAACACCAATTAGGAATAACCATAGATTTTATAAAAATAGATGATAATTTACTAAATACAAAAATGGGTAAATGGCTTTATGAAAACTCATTAAAACATGGATTCTCATTATCGTATCCAAAAAATCATGAAGACAAAACTGGTTATAAAGCAGAACCTTGGCATTACATGTATATTGGTAAGCAAGCATGCATTTTGCAAAAAAAATATTTCAACAATTTGCAGTATAAACTTCTCGAATTTTGGTATGAACACAAAAAAGAACTTTCAAAGTTAATTCAAAAATATACAAACTAA